In Balaenoptera acutorostrata chromosome 19, mBalAcu1.1, whole genome shotgun sequence, the following proteins share a genomic window:
- the CTU2 gene encoding cytoplasmic tRNA 2-thiolation protein 2 isoform X4, which yields MLWQVLEGLSRDSAKRLRFVPGVVYADEGAACGQSPEDRAETVAEAKLVLQSVGFPWHIVALEEVFSLPPSVLRCSAREPVGTEGAYKAAVDSFLQQQHALGEGQQSLPCPPRPPIRAGPPTAGQTEALSTLFSSVETLTAKEELLQTLRTHLILHVARTHGYSKVMMGDSCTRLAIKLMTSLALGRGAFLAWDTGFSDERHGDVVVVRPMREHTLKEVAFYNRLFAVPSVFTPAVDTKAPEKASIHRLMEAFILRLQAQFPSTVSTVYRTSEKLVKAPRDGCAAGTPGPRCLLCMCVLDVDTADSATAFGAQTSSQLPQTQPPVAQAEAPVSCCCTRMGGARHCCRTEEDPRARVIEQLCYGCRVNMKDLPSLDPLPPYILAEAQLRSQRAEAEQIQEYLLEDREDEDARPGES from the exons AGGGAGCAGCCTGTGGCCAGAGCCCGGAGGACAGAGCAGAAACCGTGGCCGAGGCGAAGCTGGTCCTGCAGAGCGTCGGCTTCCCGTGGCACATTGTTGCCTTGGAAGAG gTGTTCAGCCTGCCGCCCTCTGTGCTGCGCTGCTCTGCCCGGGAGCCGGTGGGGACCGAGGGAGCCTACAAGGCGGCCGTGGACAGTTTCCTGCAGCAGCAGCACGCCCTGGGCGAGGGGCAGCAGAGCCTGCCCTGCCCCCCGCGCCCCCCGATCCGGGCTGGGCCACCCACAGCCGGCCAGACTGAGGCTCTGTCCACACTGTTCAGCTCAGTGGAGACGCTGACGGCCAAGGAGGAGCTTCTGCAGACACTGCG gaCCCACTTGATCCTGCACGTGGCCCGGACCCACGGCTACTCCAAGGTGATGATGGGGGACAGCTGCACCCGCCTGGCCATCAAGCTCATGACCAGCCTGGCACTGGGGCGAGGGGCCTTCCTCGCCTGGGACACG ggcttCTCAGACGAGCGACACGGCGACGTGGTGGTGGTGCGGCCCATGCGCGAGCACACGCTTAAGGAGGTCGCCTTCTACAACCGCCTGTTTGCCGTTCCCTCCGTCTTCACGCCGGCCGTTGACACCAAG GCCCCCGAAAAGGCCAGCATCCACCGGCTGATGGAGGCCTTCATCCTCAGGCTGCAGGCCCAGTTCCCCTCCACGGTCAGCACCGTGTACAG gacgaGCGAGAAACTGGTCAAGGCGCCCAGGGATGGCTGTGCTGCCGGCACCCCCGGCCCCCGCTGCCTGCTCTGTATGTGCGTGCTGGATGTCGACACTGCTG ACAGTGCCACAGCTTTTGGGGCTCAGACCTCCTCGCAGCTTCCCCAGACGCAGCCCCCCGTCGCACAGGCTGAGGCACCCGTGTCCTGCTGCTGCACCAGGATGGGCGGGGCCCGGCACTGCTGCAGGAC GGAGGAGGACCCCCGGGCCCGTGTGATTGAGCAGCTGTGCTATGGCTGCCGTGTGAACATGAAGGACTTG CCCTCCCTGGACCCCCTGCCACCCTACATCCTGGCCGAGGCCCAGCTCCGCAGCCAGAG GGCCGAGGCTGAGCAGATCCAGGAGTACCTACTGGAGGACCGTGAGGACGAGGATGCACGGCCTGGCGAGAGCTGA